A section of the Festucalex cinctus isolate MCC-2025b chromosome 7, RoL_Fcin_1.0, whole genome shotgun sequence genome encodes:
- the flcn gene encoding folliculin isoform X3: MNALVALCHFCELHGPRTLFCTEALHPPSPSPSSQAGATVPGDRDVDRDGEGLTMRANSSATQRGEMCEGCRSLPASHPGFMSIDDETGIRFVSHQHPREPQLFSVVRQACVRSLSCEVCPGREGPIFFGDEQHGFVFSHTFFIKDSLARGFQRWYSIVMVAMDRIYLINSWPFLLRHLQLTIQSLQSTALKVFDCEQGVCPQRAVRMNSVFSPAVFPHQRSGNAARSLTSLTQHPNLWASLHSSFSWLLKACGSRLTEKLLEGAPTEDTLVLIERQTEQEEEMSCWEGAEGGISKPQGHQLDSEAAHDEESPGPRFRSLRHLRQVLGAAEFRQVAWHVLMGNQVIWRGDDPGLIQSAFAVLKTLLPVGCVRSVPYSAHYEEAYKCNFLGLSPDVAIPAHVISSEFSVLVDVSSDAGCQSPPTEDNICSLYQFNMSSANTQPTDRGPTLLNKLEVALSNENLSVDVVSHCLLCLKEEWMNKVKVLFKFSKVDGRGREDTQKVLALLGTTGPGEEDNVRLLKFWMTGLSKTYKSHLMSAVRGGERSPSQ, encoded by the exons ATGAACGCGCTAGTGGCTCTCTGTCATTTCTGTGAGCTCCATGGACCAAGGACACTGTTCTGCACCGAGGCTTTGCACCCCCCGTCTCCGTCGCCTTCCTCCCAGGCAGGCGCGACAGTGCCCGGGGACCGAGATGTTGACAGGGACGGCGAAGGACTCACCATGAGGGCCAACAGCTCGGCCACACAGAGGGGAGAAATGTGTGAG GGGTGTCGCTCCCTCCCTGCATCCCACCCAGGCTTCATGAGCATCGACGACGAGACGGGCATTCGTTTTGTGAGCCACCAACATCCCAGAGAGCCGCAGCTGTTTAGCGTCGTGCGCCAGGCTTGCGTCCGCAGCCTCAGCTGTGAG GTGTGCCCCGGGCGCGAAGGGCCAATTTTCTTTGGCGACGAGCAACACGGTTTTGTGTTCTCGCACACGTTCTTCATCAAGGATAGTCTCGCTAGAGGCTTCCAGCGCTGGTACAGCATCGTCATGGTGGCCATGGACCGGATCTACCTCATTAACTCCTGGCCTTTTTTGTTGCGCCACCTCCAACTGACCATACAAAGTCTACAAAGCACCGCCCTGAAG GTGTTTGACTGCGAGCAAGGCGTTTGCCCCCAGCGGGCAGTGAGGATGAACAGCGTGTTCTCGCCCGCGGTGTTCCCGCACCAGAGGAGCGGCAACGCAGCCCGCTCGCTGACGTCGCTCACGCAGCATCCCAATCTCTGGGCCAGCTTGCACTCCTCCTTCAGCTG GCTGCTGAAGGCTTGCGGTAGTCGTCTGACAGAAAAGCTGCTGGAAGGAGCCCCTACCGAAGACACACTCGTGCTCATTGAGCGGCAAACAG AACAAGAGGAGGAAATGAGTTGCTGGGAAGGAGCCGAAGGAGGCATTTCCAAGCCACAGGGGCACCAATTAGACAGCGAAGCGGCTCATGACGAGGAGTCGCCTGGTCCCAGGTTTAGGTCACTGAGGCATTTGAGACAG GTGCTCGGGGCTGCTGAGTTCCGGCAGGTGGCGTGGCATGTTCTCATGGGAAATCAGGTCATATGGAGAGGCGACGACCCGGGGCTCATCCAGTCTGCTTTCGCAGTACTCAAG ACGTTGCTCCCGGTAGGCTGTGTGCGTTCAGTTCCTTACAGCGCTCACTATGAAGAGGCCTACAAGTGCAACTTCCTGGGTCTGAGCCCAGATGTGGCCATCCCAGCCCATGTCATCTCTTCAG AATTTTCAGTACTGGTGGACGTCAGCTCAGACGCAGGCTGTCAAAGCCCACCGACAGAAGACAATATCTGCTCGCTTTATCAGTTCAACATGAGCAGTGCCAACACGCAGCCCACAGACAGAG GTCCCACGTTACTCAACAAACTGGAGGTGGCGCTGTCCAACGAGAACTTATCTGTGGACGTGGTGTCTCACTGTCTGCTGTGTTTGAAGGAGGAATGGATGAA CAAGGTCAAAGTGCTCTTCAAATTCTCCAAAGTGGACGGGCGAGGCAGGGAGGACACCCAGAAGGTTCTGGCTCTGCTCGGCACCACGGGGCCCGGCGAGGAGGACAACGTGAGGCTGCTCAAGTTCTGGATGACGGGACTCAGCAAAACCTACAAGAGCCATCTGATGAGCGCCGTCCGGGGAGGGGAGAGGAGCCCCAGCCAGTGA
- the flcn gene encoding folliculin isoform X1 yields the protein MNALVALCHFCELHGPRTLFCTEALHPPSPSPSSQAGATVPGDRDVDRDGEGLTMRANSSATQRGEMCEGCRSLPASHPGFMSIDDETGIRFVSHQHPREPQLFSVVRQACVRSLSCEVTGDVCLPVYVCVSHTSHAPLLQTLTSECRHARVLMHFVHKVCPGREGPIFFGDEQHGFVFSHTFFIKDSLARGFQRWYSIVMVAMDRIYLINSWPFLLRHLQLTIQSLQSTALKVFDCEQGVCPQRAVRMNSVFSPAVFPHQRSGNAARSLTSLTQHPNLWASLHSSFSWLLKACGSRLTEKLLEGAPTEDTLVLIERQTEQEEEMSCWEGAEGGISKPQGHQLDSEAAHDEESPGPRFRSLRHLRQVLGAAEFRQVAWHVLMGNQVIWRGDDPGLIQSAFAVLKTLLPVGCVRSVPYSAHYEEAYKCNFLGLSPDVAIPAHVISSEFSVLVDVSSDAGCQSPPTEDNICSLYQFNMSSANTQPTDRGPTLLNKLEVALSNENLSVDVVSHCLLCLKEEWMNKVKVLFKFSKVDGRGREDTQKVLALLGTTGPGEEDNVRLLKFWMTGLSKTYKSHLMSAVRGGERSPSQ from the exons ATGAACGCGCTAGTGGCTCTCTGTCATTTCTGTGAGCTCCATGGACCAAGGACACTGTTCTGCACCGAGGCTTTGCACCCCCCGTCTCCGTCGCCTTCCTCCCAGGCAGGCGCGACAGTGCCCGGGGACCGAGATGTTGACAGGGACGGCGAAGGACTCACCATGAGGGCCAACAGCTCGGCCACACAGAGGGGAGAAATGTGTGAG GGGTGTCGCTCCCTCCCTGCATCCCACCCAGGCTTCATGAGCATCGACGACGAGACGGGCATTCGTTTTGTGAGCCACCAACATCCCAGAGAGCCGCAGCTGTTTAGCGTCGTGCGCCAGGCTTGCGTCCGCAGCCTCAGCTGTGAGGTAACCGGTGACGTATGTTTacctgtatatgtgtgtgtgagtcACACATCTCATGCACCACTACTTCAAACTCTCACCTCTGAATGTCGTCATGCACGTGTCCTGATGCATTTTGTTCACAAGGTGTGCCCCGGGCGCGAAGGGCCAATTTTCTTTGGCGACGAGCAACACGGTTTTGTGTTCTCGCACACGTTCTTCATCAAGGATAGTCTCGCTAGAGGCTTCCAGCGCTGGTACAGCATCGTCATGGTGGCCATGGACCGGATCTACCTCATTAACTCCTGGCCTTTTTTGTTGCGCCACCTCCAACTGACCATACAAAGTCTACAAAGCACCGCCCTGAAG GTGTTTGACTGCGAGCAAGGCGTTTGCCCCCAGCGGGCAGTGAGGATGAACAGCGTGTTCTCGCCCGCGGTGTTCCCGCACCAGAGGAGCGGCAACGCAGCCCGCTCGCTGACGTCGCTCACGCAGCATCCCAATCTCTGGGCCAGCTTGCACTCCTCCTTCAGCTG GCTGCTGAAGGCTTGCGGTAGTCGTCTGACAGAAAAGCTGCTGGAAGGAGCCCCTACCGAAGACACACTCGTGCTCATTGAGCGGCAAACAG AACAAGAGGAGGAAATGAGTTGCTGGGAAGGAGCCGAAGGAGGCATTTCCAAGCCACAGGGGCACCAATTAGACAGCGAAGCGGCTCATGACGAGGAGTCGCCTGGTCCCAGGTTTAGGTCACTGAGGCATTTGAGACAG GTGCTCGGGGCTGCTGAGTTCCGGCAGGTGGCGTGGCATGTTCTCATGGGAAATCAGGTCATATGGAGAGGCGACGACCCGGGGCTCATCCAGTCTGCTTTCGCAGTACTCAAG ACGTTGCTCCCGGTAGGCTGTGTGCGTTCAGTTCCTTACAGCGCTCACTATGAAGAGGCCTACAAGTGCAACTTCCTGGGTCTGAGCCCAGATGTGGCCATCCCAGCCCATGTCATCTCTTCAG AATTTTCAGTACTGGTGGACGTCAGCTCAGACGCAGGCTGTCAAAGCCCACCGACAGAAGACAATATCTGCTCGCTTTATCAGTTCAACATGAGCAGTGCCAACACGCAGCCCACAGACAGAG GTCCCACGTTACTCAACAAACTGGAGGTGGCGCTGTCCAACGAGAACTTATCTGTGGACGTGGTGTCTCACTGTCTGCTGTGTTTGAAGGAGGAATGGATGAA CAAGGTCAAAGTGCTCTTCAAATTCTCCAAAGTGGACGGGCGAGGCAGGGAGGACACCCAGAAGGTTCTGGCTCTGCTCGGCACCACGGGGCCCGGCGAGGAGGACAACGTGAGGCTGCTCAAGTTCTGGATGACGGGACTCAGCAAAACCTACAAGAGCCATCTGATGAGCGCCGTCCGGGGAGGGGAGAGGAGCCCCAGCCAGTGA
- the LOC144022115 gene encoding uncharacterized protein LOC144022115, with translation MIHSGRVEEGHRHRRPLPHPLATFHKAAGGGFKLGCSGKLLGQQGKGGQVEERNCNFNKSSDEAAVGEIQSEGEGWSERIHAGKYQSEEYYIGDVSGSSSRRSAALKRKEGGSSTQRRTPCQRPRHKARRRKVCLSLTDTERPVRLSVCVVAEHVSDCCQPEKWRSVRFRKDKRMSLPVLLLLSLLTVQCDGCDWEVVKNVKTAIDANPTGFRTVFPKDYYVLHHYTKSMLCDTDPCCVFPAAIVLLESWNVLLRNLWDEHLNHSLIFDLKQTLDIIIRKNKNTERLREEMDPSQFSPLFSSPEELLKLTSDLFTRWLEVGCSPSMEICEPPTLPPLAEKKEYSPSRVRILTTRAISSRMLEAELARLRDVTQPPSSRSPASLSVHPASAWSLLLFRLYWWLLP, from the exons ATGATACACAGCGGCAGGGTAGAGGAAGGCCACAGGCACCGGAGGCCACTGCCTCATCCATTAGCCACTTTCCACAAGGCTGCGGGGGGAGGATTCAAATTAGGCTGCTCGGGGAAGCTTCTAGGTCAGCAGGGGAAAGGGGGGCAAGTGGAAGAGAGAAACTGCAATTTCAACAAAAGCTCTGACGAGGCTGCAGTGGGGGAAATCCAAAGTGAGGGAGAAGGATGGAGTGAGAGGATCCATGCTGGAAAGTACCAAAGCGAGGAATACTATATAGGGGATGTCAGCgggagcagcagcaggaggagcgCGGCGCTgaagaggaaggaaggagggagCAGCACGCAGCGACGCACTCCGTGTCAAAGACCCCGCCACAAGGCACGGAGGAGGAAAGTTTGCCTTTCACTGACTGACACAGAAAGgcccgtccgtctgtctgtgtGCGTGGTGGCGGAGCATGTGAGCGATTGCTGTCAACCAGAGAAATGGAGAAGTGTCCGTTTTCGGAAAGATAAAAGGATGTCACTGCCAG TTTTGCTCTTGCTATCACTCTTGACTGTCCAATGTGATGGATGTGACTGGGAGGTGGTGAAGAACGTTAAGACAGCTATCGACGCAAACCCGACCGGATTT CGGACCGTATTTCCCAAAGATTACTATGTGTTGCACCACTACACAAAAAGCATGTTGTGTGACACTGATCCG TGTTGCGTGTTCCCTGCTGCAATCGTGCTCCTCGAATCCTGGAATGTGCTTTTGAGAAACCTCTGGGATGAGCATCTGAATCACTCCTTGATCTTCGACCTAAAGCAGACACTGGATATAATAATCagaaagaataaaaacacaGAG AGGTTGCGGGAGGAGATGGACCCGTCCCAGTTTTCCCCACTCTTCTCCTCTCCCGAGGAGCTCCTCAAGCTCACGTCGGATTTGTTCACCCGATGGCTGGAGGTCGGATGCTCGCCCTCCATGGAAATCTGCGAGCCACCCACTCTGCCGCCCCTGGCTGAGAAGAAGGAGTACAGTCCGTCCAGGGTCCGAATCCTGACAACCAGGGCCATCAGCAGCAGAATGTTGGAAGCCGAGCTGGCCCGGTTGAGAGACGTTACCCAGCCTCCATCCAGCCGCAGTCCCGCCTCCCTCTCCGTGCATCCCGCCTCTGCGTGGAGCCTCCTCCTGTTCAGACTCTACTGGTGGTTGTTGCCATAG
- the flcn gene encoding folliculin isoform X2: MNALVALCHFCELHGPRTLFCTEALHPPSPSPSSQAGATVPGDRDVDRDGEGLTMRANSSATQRGEMCEGCRSLPASHPGFMSIDDETGIRFVSHQHPREPQLFSVVRQACVRSLSCEVTGDVCPGREGPIFFGDEQHGFVFSHTFFIKDSLARGFQRWYSIVMVAMDRIYLINSWPFLLRHLQLTIQSLQSTALKVFDCEQGVCPQRAVRMNSVFSPAVFPHQRSGNAARSLTSLTQHPNLWASLHSSFSWLLKACGSRLTEKLLEGAPTEDTLVLIERQTEQEEEMSCWEGAEGGISKPQGHQLDSEAAHDEESPGPRFRSLRHLRQVLGAAEFRQVAWHVLMGNQVIWRGDDPGLIQSAFAVLKTLLPVGCVRSVPYSAHYEEAYKCNFLGLSPDVAIPAHVISSEFSVLVDVSSDAGCQSPPTEDNICSLYQFNMSSANTQPTDRGPTLLNKLEVALSNENLSVDVVSHCLLCLKEEWMNKVKVLFKFSKVDGRGREDTQKVLALLGTTGPGEEDNVRLLKFWMTGLSKTYKSHLMSAVRGGERSPSQ, encoded by the exons ATGAACGCGCTAGTGGCTCTCTGTCATTTCTGTGAGCTCCATGGACCAAGGACACTGTTCTGCACCGAGGCTTTGCACCCCCCGTCTCCGTCGCCTTCCTCCCAGGCAGGCGCGACAGTGCCCGGGGACCGAGATGTTGACAGGGACGGCGAAGGACTCACCATGAGGGCCAACAGCTCGGCCACACAGAGGGGAGAAATGTGTGAG GGGTGTCGCTCCCTCCCTGCATCCCACCCAGGCTTCATGAGCATCGACGACGAGACGGGCATTCGTTTTGTGAGCCACCAACATCCCAGAGAGCCGCAGCTGTTTAGCGTCGTGCGCCAGGCTTGCGTCCGCAGCCTCAGCTGTGAGGTAACCGGTGAC GTGTGCCCCGGGCGCGAAGGGCCAATTTTCTTTGGCGACGAGCAACACGGTTTTGTGTTCTCGCACACGTTCTTCATCAAGGATAGTCTCGCTAGAGGCTTCCAGCGCTGGTACAGCATCGTCATGGTGGCCATGGACCGGATCTACCTCATTAACTCCTGGCCTTTTTTGTTGCGCCACCTCCAACTGACCATACAAAGTCTACAAAGCACCGCCCTGAAG GTGTTTGACTGCGAGCAAGGCGTTTGCCCCCAGCGGGCAGTGAGGATGAACAGCGTGTTCTCGCCCGCGGTGTTCCCGCACCAGAGGAGCGGCAACGCAGCCCGCTCGCTGACGTCGCTCACGCAGCATCCCAATCTCTGGGCCAGCTTGCACTCCTCCTTCAGCTG GCTGCTGAAGGCTTGCGGTAGTCGTCTGACAGAAAAGCTGCTGGAAGGAGCCCCTACCGAAGACACACTCGTGCTCATTGAGCGGCAAACAG AACAAGAGGAGGAAATGAGTTGCTGGGAAGGAGCCGAAGGAGGCATTTCCAAGCCACAGGGGCACCAATTAGACAGCGAAGCGGCTCATGACGAGGAGTCGCCTGGTCCCAGGTTTAGGTCACTGAGGCATTTGAGACAG GTGCTCGGGGCTGCTGAGTTCCGGCAGGTGGCGTGGCATGTTCTCATGGGAAATCAGGTCATATGGAGAGGCGACGACCCGGGGCTCATCCAGTCTGCTTTCGCAGTACTCAAG ACGTTGCTCCCGGTAGGCTGTGTGCGTTCAGTTCCTTACAGCGCTCACTATGAAGAGGCCTACAAGTGCAACTTCCTGGGTCTGAGCCCAGATGTGGCCATCCCAGCCCATGTCATCTCTTCAG AATTTTCAGTACTGGTGGACGTCAGCTCAGACGCAGGCTGTCAAAGCCCACCGACAGAAGACAATATCTGCTCGCTTTATCAGTTCAACATGAGCAGTGCCAACACGCAGCCCACAGACAGAG GTCCCACGTTACTCAACAAACTGGAGGTGGCGCTGTCCAACGAGAACTTATCTGTGGACGTGGTGTCTCACTGTCTGCTGTGTTTGAAGGAGGAATGGATGAA CAAGGTCAAAGTGCTCTTCAAATTCTCCAAAGTGGACGGGCGAGGCAGGGAGGACACCCAGAAGGTTCTGGCTCTGCTCGGCACCACGGGGCCCGGCGAGGAGGACAACGTGAGGCTGCTCAAGTTCTGGATGACGGGACTCAGCAAAACCTACAAGAGCCATCTGATGAGCGCCGTCCGGGGAGGGGAGAGGAGCCCCAGCCAGTGA
- the leng9 gene encoding LOW QUALITY PROTEIN: leukocyte receptor cluster member 9 (The sequence of the model RefSeq protein was modified relative to this genomic sequence to represent the inferred CDS: inserted 1 base in 1 codon): MSTTLPTIPHVMTXFGSRVSGGETASKSMASECTGASSSTKNADVQMDTSRAEGSADSEDVKTDENGVDVCPFFLEGKCHFGVRCRMPHRSTQLICEVTSNSVDPTIAIADMILPDQEDKHDEEKQKKKKANRNKTAKPKEKEAEDVNKKPRMRTADDVISRILWDSSVDASQFVVGYVDRFMGVLERPFSDFNWDTKPCDCDYTTDLALPRHRIQYFTYRGHRIWDRHSRTDRVFGSTGQSLAPPFGGEEEVGGKAMQSDDQEQQVRVTLDHPETAREQPPAAVGPRMECTHDENTHLENDEHNETNARTSESAQAGQALACVAEEVPNSAVKALTNKEGQSLIGGDANEWEESFEGPNDMNHSAPLEQREERRGGRPPKKKPTHFVTFRANTPAILASFQQLQEEVSALLPTSAPHWHASTSLHVTLCLLVLPGPAQVEAAAEILRRFALLDRNPPVAVSFPVKLKHFNGRVLYLSPQPQLQLQQLNGGLQEAYRSEGLLHRDSYNPRYHLTLAKVKDKEGERIFDGVGDLKVGKGLNFGRLPVNSLHLCVVGGEDVDGFYETVCTVTLR, encoded by the exons ATGAGTACTACATTACCCACGATCCCTCACGTCATGA ACTTTGGGTCAAGGGTGAGTGGAGGCGAAACTGCTTCGAAAAG CATGGCCTCAGAATGTACTGGAGCGTCCTCAAGCACAAAGAATGCTGATGTCCAAATGGACACAAGCAGAGCAGAAGGTTCAGCAGACTCAGAAGATGTCAAAACAG ATGAGAATGGAGTCGACGTGTGCCCGTTCTTCCTGgagggaaagtgtcactttggTGTCAGATGTCGTATGCCTCACAGGTCAACCCAGCTGATCTGTGAAGTAACCAGCAACTCAGT TGACCCAACAATAGCTATTGCAGATATGATTCTTCCTGACCAGGAGGACAAACatgatgaagaaaaacaaaagaagaagaaagccaacagaaacaaaacagcaaaaccGAAAGAAAAGGAGGCAGAAG ACGTCAACAAAAAGCCTCGCATGCGGACCGCTGACGACGTCATCTCGCGGATCCTCTGGGACTCCTCGGTGGACGCATCCCAATTTGTCGTGGGCTATGTGGACCGTTTCATGGGTGTGCTGGAGCGCCCGTTCTCTGATTTCAACTGGGACACCAAACCATGCGACTGTGACTACACCACCGATCTGGCCCTCCCCAGACACAGGATCCAGTACTTCACCTACAGAGGGCACCGCATCTGGGACCGCCACAGCAGGACCGACAGGGTATTTGGCTCCACTGGTCAATCTCTGGCTCCCCCATTTGGAGGGGAAGAGGAAGTGGGAG gaaaAGCAATGCAATCTGACGACCAAGAGCAACAAGTGAGAGTAACTTTGGATCACCCAGAAACGGCAAGAGAGCAACCACCTGCTGCTGTGGGGCCGAGAATGGAGTGTACTCACGATGAGAACACACATCTGGAGAACGACGAGCACAATGAGACGAACGCTCGCACCTCTGAGTCAGCACAAGCCGGTCAGGCGTTGGCATGCGTTGCGGAGGAGGTTCCAAATAG cgCCGTGAAGGCCTTGACAAATAAAGAAGGACAGAGCTTAATAGGTGGAGACGCAAATGAATGGGAAGAAAGTTTTGAAGGCCCGAACGATATG AATCACTCGGCACCTCTCGAGCAGAGAGAAGAGCGGCGCGGTGGTCGTCCCCCTAAAAAGAAACCCACCCACTTCGTCACGTTCAGGGCCAACACGCCTGCCATCCTCGCCTCTTTCCAGCAGCTCCAGGAAGAGGTCAGCGCCCTTCTCCCGACCTCCGCCCCCCACTGGCACGCCTCGACCAGCCTGCACGTCACCCTGTGCCTCCTGGTGCTGCCGGGCCCGGCCCAAGTGGAGGCCGCCGCGGAGATCCTGCGTCGCTTTGCCCTCTTGGATCGCAACCCGCCGGTGGCCGTCAGCTTTCCCGTCAAGCTGAAGCATTTCAACGGCCGGGTGCTCTACTTGAGCCCGCAGCCTCAGCTTCAGCTCCAGCAGCTCAACGGCGGCCTGCAGGAAGCCTACCGGAGCGAGGGCCTGCTCCACAGGGACTCCTACAACCCGCGTTACCATCTCACCCTGGCCAAGGTCAAGGACAAGGAGGGGGAACGCATCTTCGACGGCGTGGGCGACCTGAAGGTGGGCAAAGGTTTAAATTTTGGCCGTTTGCCCGTCAACTCCTTGCACCTTTGTGTCGTCGGGGGTGAGGATGTGGACGGTTTTTATGAGACTGTTTGCACAGTAACGCTTCGATAA